GTTCTCACTGGATCGGCTAACGCTTAATCGGTCGAACCCTGTAAACGGATCGGAAGTCCTCTATTCGTGGAAATTTTGGGGGCTGTAAGACCTTGAACATCTAAAAACTGATTGATATATACACGGAAGCTCCCTGAACCGATCGGGCATTCTGCGATTTAAGATAAGTAGGAAGTCGATCGCTGATATCACCGCTTTTTTATTCGTCCTATGCAAGACTTTTTTAGCAACGTTTCCCGCTATCCCCGCTATCTGATTTCCTTCTCGCTGGGTGTGTTGCTGACGATGTTCAGTCCGCTTCTGCCCCTGTTTAAGCGTCCGGTGACAGCCGTTGCCACGGTGCTGTTCTTGCTGGCGGGCTTGACGTTTATTAGCTTGACGCTGCGTGCCATGCTGGGGTTTGGGGTTGCCTGAGCGAACGGCGCAAAGCGGAATATTTCTAGAAATCAGACCAAATTTGTCCAAAGAAGCATCACGATCGCAGCAGGCATCCGGTAGTCTAAAGCAGATAGGCTGAAGCAAAGCTGCTGGGCGAAGGTTGCACAATATTCGCTGCACAATACTGGGAGGAGAACTATGGCTACAGGTCGTCGGGTCGCCCGCGTATCGGAATTGATTAAGCGGGAGGTTAGCCAACTGCTCTTTAACGGCATTAAGGACGATCGGGTCGGGCGCGGGATGGTGAGCGTCACCGATGTCGATGTGTCGGGCGATTTGCAGCACGCCAAGATTTTTGTGAGCGTCTACGGGTCGGATGAGGCACGGGCGGCAGCGATGGCGGGATTGAAGTCGGCAACGGGCTATGTTCGCAGTGTGCTGGGACAGCGGCTCAGCCTCCGCCGTACCCCGGAAGTGCTGTTTGTGGAAGATCGATCGATCGAACGGGGAACCAAAGTGCTGTCCCTGCTGAATCAGTTGAGCCAGGAGCGCAAGCCCGACGGCGAGGAACCCATTGTCGCCGAGACAGCCGCTCTCGATGATGAGCTAAGCGCCGATGTGAACGCCGATGTGAACGCTGA
This is a stretch of genomic DNA from Leptolyngbya ohadii IS1. It encodes these proteins:
- a CDS encoding DUF751 family protein, with translation MQDFFSNVSRYPRYLISFSLGVLLTMFSPLLPLFKRPVTAVATVLFLLAGLTFISLTLRAMLGFGVA
- the rbfA gene encoding 30S ribosome-binding factor RbfA, with product MATGRRVARVSELIKREVSQLLFNGIKDDRVGRGMVSVTDVDVSGDLQHAKIFVSVYGSDEARAAAMAGLKSATGYVRSVLGQRLSLRRTPEVLFVEDRSIERGTKVLSLLNQLSQERKPDGEEPIVAETAALDDELSADVNADVNADLADAFDKADFEDAALADEDLEEKDSHR